A single uncultured Methanolobus sp. DNA region contains:
- a CDS encoding aspartate-semialdehyde dehydrogenase, whose translation MSYKVGIMGATGAVGREIIEVLHDRNFPVEKLRLFASVRSAGKVMETPFGEITIENADEADYSEMDIAFFAISGGWSQENAEKATSAGCYVIDNSSAFRYDDNVPLVVPEINADSIGDSKLIANPNCTTAIAAIPLYALHKEYGVKKVIISTYQATSGAGAAGMSELTQETRNYLDGKEVGNKVFAYPIAFNAIPHIDSFQENDYTREEMKVVWETRKIFSEPDMPISCTCVRIPTMRVHAESIVIETEKPVNPDDARKLLSSVQGVDLKDDIANKVYPMPLTATKKYDVEVGRIRQNLVFGDHGLEFFVCGDQILKGAALNAVQIAEKL comes from the coding sequence ATGAGTTACAAAGTAGGAATTATGGGTGCTACCGGTGCAGTAGGTAGAGAAATTATTGAAGTACTACACGACAGGAATTTCCCTGTGGAGAAATTAAGGCTTTTTGCTTCAGTAAGAAGTGCTGGCAAGGTCATGGAAACACCATTCGGTGAAATAACCATTGAAAATGCAGATGAAGCAGATTACTCTGAGATGGATATTGCATTTTTCGCAATAAGTGGCGGATGGAGCCAGGAGAATGCTGAGAAAGCAACCAGTGCAGGTTGTTATGTAATTGACAACAGCAGCGCTTTCAGGTATGATGACAATGTACCTCTGGTAGTTCCTGAGATCAATGCTGATTCAATTGGTGATTCAAAACTCATTGCAAACCCAAATTGTACAACTGCAATTGCCGCTATACCATTGTATGCACTCCACAAGGAATATGGTGTTAAAAAGGTAATCATCAGTACCTATCAGGCTACAAGCGGAGCCGGAGCTGCGGGAATGAGCGAACTTACACAGGAGACTCGCAATTATCTTGACGGCAAGGAAGTTGGTAACAAGGTATTTGCTTACCCGATAGCATTCAACGCAATTCCGCACATCGACAGTTTCCAGGAGAATGACTACACCCGTGAGGAAATGAAGGTAGTCTGGGAAACCAGGAAGATCTTCTCTGAGCCGGACATGCCAATTAGCTGTACATGTGTAAGGATCCCAACCATGAGAGTGCATGCTGAAAGCATTGTTATTGAAACAGAAAAGCCTGTAAATCCTGATGATGCAAGGAAATTACTAAGCTCTGTTCAGGGTGTTGATCTGAAGGATGATATTGCTAACAAAGTTTATCCAATGCCACTGACTGCTACTAAGAAGTACGATGTGGAAGTCGGCAGGATCAGGCAGAATCTTGTATTTGGTGACCACGGGCTTGAGTTCTTTGTATGTGGAGACCAGATACTAAAAGGTGCAGCACTCAATGCAGTGCAGATTGCCGAGAAACTCTGA